The following are encoded in a window of Thermoanaerobacter ethanolicus JW 200 genomic DNA:
- a CDS encoding RAMP superfamily CRISPR-associated protein yields the protein MAKYDALIEINIDEVKSLSHYVSYCKFYFKPKSEEKIENYLFKNKENNELKETDKVNIDKLKKDFPFISSSKAFKKDDFFKFLKKNKSNETTKDFLVTWLKEEIMKENKNFVFDNDQQLKNVNFISGILTLNIANDYVRKLPPYSFIIQASFKLKQPYFSKDDDEFYIISNPILKEKVFKVPMIRGSGWKGALASAFKELINEKSNHNERVEVVDSYLRIFGAGSDSIKAIEDYLKWKSSDLKNFKEKLLEFILFELGLTVDKNLLEKINEQNSYEGLHKFLEEQISHKLQKDNKNLPIELRTHKGRAIFYPTYFDKLSLEVINPHDRRKRAGTQPIYYEVVPEGTEGFLQIIYIPFDGILKENEVLKSEAEKDLENLLLAIEKVSQIGIGAKTKLGWGTFEVCEDKYYFTNKDLNLSEDLKGKRWLKWQD from the coding sequence ATGGCTAAGTATGATGCTTTAATAGAAATAAATATTGATGAAGTGAAAAGTTTAAGTCATTATGTATCATATTGTAAGTTTTATTTTAAGCCCAAAAGTGAAGAAAAAATAGAAAATTACCTGTTTAAAAATAAAGAAAACAATGAGTTGAAAGAGACGGATAAAGTTAATATCGATAAATTAAAAAAAGATTTTCCATTTATTTCATCTAGTAAAGCCTTTAAAAAGGATGATTTTTTTAAATTTTTAAAGAAAAATAAATCTAATGAGACAACAAAAGATTTTCTGGTAACTTGGTTAAAAGAAGAAATTATGAAAGAAAATAAAAATTTTGTTTTTGATAATGACCAGCAATTGAAAAATGTCAATTTTATATCAGGGATTTTAACTTTGAATATAGCTAATGATTATGTAAGAAAACTTCCGCCGTACTCATTTATAATTCAGGCAAGTTTCAAGCTAAAACAGCCATACTTCTCAAAAGATGATGATGAATTTTATATTATTTCAAATCCTATATTAAAAGAAAAAGTTTTTAAAGTACCTATGATAAGAGGAAGTGGATGGAAGGGTGCTTTAGCTTCAGCTTTTAAAGAATTAATAAATGAAAAATCTAATCATAATGAAAGAGTAGAAGTCGTTGACAGCTATTTGAGGATATTTGGAGCAGGTTCAGACAGTATAAAAGCAATAGAGGATTATTTGAAATGGAAAAGTAGTGATTTAAAAAATTTTAAAGAAAAACTTTTGGAGTTTATATTATTTGAACTTGGTTTGACAGTGGATAAAAATCTTTTAGAAAAAATAAACGAACAGAATTCTTATGAAGGACTTCATAAATTTCTTGAAGAACAAATTTCTCATAAACTTCAAAAAGATAATAAAAACCTACCAATAGAACTTCGTACACATAAAGGAAGAGCTATATTTTATCCTACATATTTTGACAAACTTTCTTTAGAAGTAATAAATCCCCATGATAGAAGAAAAAGAGCTGGAACACAACCTATTTATTATGAAGTGGTTCCAGAAGGTACAGAAGGATTTTTGCAGATTATATACATTCCTTTTGATGGTATATTAAAAGAAAATGAAGTATTAAAAAGCGAAGCGGAAAAAGATTTAGAAAATCTTTTATTAGCAATTGAAAAAGTATCACAGATTGGAATAGGAGCAAAAACAAAACTTGGATGGGGAACATTTGAAGTATGTGAAGATAAGTATTATTTTACCAATAAAGATTTAAATTTAAGTGAAGATCTAAAAGGGAAAAGGTGGTTAAAATGGCAGGATTAA
- a CDS encoding RAMP superfamily CRISPR-associated protein: MSDNFVKEFKAYGMATDPIHIGTGGYTIGRVDNTIVRDPITKLPKIPGSSLAGTWRYYATLELLSNIKDKQPKFDDIKNINKKTMLEKIEEWISINSSKWNLPDTDWKSFKGNVVAKITCAGQDDTPQAEISNAPYATDDKGKTGHCGHCIICKGFGFSKKDLSWQGMIHFSDLNILFFPVFTRFGTKWITTKEALKSTRLYDEKTKTDEKSEKKEVCIALEEMKEGKVDGHINLGWIYLPYKVESLSIKLNEIEIGNFKFTADKIIIVPESLFSQIVNSNLEVRTSVSIDPITGAAKEGALFTSEAIPRGTIFYGDIRIFDKTAFEGIESKLNPLPDINKLKDALCSSKHFFETLGIGGMTTRGFGRIVLEIRDEDKNCEKAIPNQLNTGKTDPNGGEQK, from the coding sequence ATGAGTGACAATTTTGTAAAAGAGTTTAAGGCTTATGGAATGGCAACAGACCCAATTCATATTGGGACAGGCGGTTATACCATAGGAAGAGTTGACAATACAATTGTAAGAGATCCAATAACAAAACTTCCTAAAATTCCTGGTTCAAGTCTAGCAGGAACTTGGAGATATTATGCGACATTAGAACTTTTGTCTAATATAAAAGATAAACAGCCTAAATTTGATGATATTAAAAATATAAACAAAAAAACTATGTTAGAAAAAATAGAGGAATGGATTAGTATTAACAGCTCAAAGTGGAATTTACCAGATACAGATTGGAAATCTTTTAAGGGCAATGTTGTGGCAAAAATAACTTGTGCAGGACAGGACGATACTCCTCAAGCGGAGATATCGAATGCTCCGTATGCTACGGATGATAAAGGGAAAACTGGTCATTGCGGACATTGTATTATCTGTAAAGGATTTGGATTTTCAAAGAAAGATTTAAGCTGGCAGGGTATGATTCATTTTAGTGATTTAAATATTTTGTTTTTTCCCGTTTTTACACGCTTTGGTACCAAGTGGATAACGACAAAAGAGGCATTAAAAAGTACTAGGCTATATGATGAAAAAACAAAAACTGATGAGAAGTCGGAAAAGAAAGAAGTTTGTATTGCCTTAGAAGAAATGAAAGAAGGTAAAGTGGATGGGCATATAAATCTTGGATGGATATATCTACCTTACAAAGTAGAAAGTCTCTCAATTAAATTGAATGAAATAGAAATTGGGAATTTTAAGTTTACTGCTGACAAAATTATTATTGTACCTGAAAGCTTATTCTCTCAAATTGTTAATTCTAATCTTGAAGTAAGAACATCTGTCTCAATAGATCCAATAACAGGAGCAGCAAAAGAAGGTGCACTTTTTACTTCTGAGGCAATACCAAGAGGGACTATATTTTATGGAGATATTAGAATATTTGATAAGACAGCTTTTGAAGGAATAGAATCAAAGTTGAATCCGCTGCCTGATATAAATAAATTAAAAGATGCTTTATGTAGTTCCAAACATTTCTTTGAAACATTGGGCATTGGCGGTATGACAACAAGAGGGTTTGGAAGAATTGTATTAGAAATAAGAGATGAGGATAAAAATTGTGAAAAAGCTATTCCAAACCAACTAAATACCGGAAAGACTGACCCTAATGGGGGTGAACAAAAATGA
- a CDS encoding RAMP superfamily CRISPR-associated protein encodes MIWFKLIFKQNQPIHIGSVEWAVINETEIFIPGWTMWGALTNQFLKTIGFRKIESAKKFFEKITNFYPVIGNEEEVNFNPLFPGYNKGDFYLGDYPEGKFKFEFVDTLVSTAIEPLLRSAKDESLHEFEYILPKSKLDLDNRSKQLYWVGLIGFEEEVIKDINSLITNGNNDQDIKENDKNDESKKNEDKDYNDFLLDVFSKVYIGGDIKYGFGKLELLNLSIDVTEEELSEWNITGNGTASIKPNFPLRQFFKFSNEIKFEGELKLLSEFDFTQNIPRVQEAGYFINVGSKVSDFNGIDLSKYHLTKGKFEKIK; translated from the coding sequence ATGATATGGTTCAAACTAATTTTTAAACAAAATCAGCCAATACATATAGGCTCTGTTGAGTGGGCAGTAATTAATGAAACTGAAATTTTTATTCCTGGCTGGACAATGTGGGGAGCTTTAACAAATCAATTTTTAAAGACAATCGGGTTTAGAAAAATTGAGAGTGCTAAAAAATTCTTTGAAAAAATTACTAATTTTTATCCTGTTATAGGAAATGAAGAAGAGGTAAATTTTAATCCTTTGTTTCCAGGATATAATAAAGGCGATTTTTACCTTGGGGATTACCCTGAGGGAAAATTTAAATTTGAATTTGTTGATACTCTTGTTTCAACAGCTATAGAACCACTATTAAGAAGTGCAAAAGATGAAAGTTTGCATGAATTTGAATATATACTTCCAAAATCAAAATTAGATTTAGATAATAGAAGTAAACAACTTTATTGGGTAGGTTTAATTGGGTTTGAAGAAGAAGTTATTAAAGATATAAACTCTTTAATAACAAATGGAAATAATGACCAAGATATAAAAGAAAATGATAAAAATGATGAAAGTAAAAAGAATGAGGACAAAGATTATAATGATTTTTTGTTAGATGTTTTTTCTAAAGTTTATATTGGTGGAGATATTAAATATGGTTTTGGAAAATTAGAATTATTAAACTTGAGTATTGATGTAACAGAAGAAGAACTTAGTGAATGGAACATTACTGGAAATGGAACAGCAAGTATAAAACCTAATTTTCCATTAAGACAATTTTTCAAATTTTCTAATGAAATAAAATTTGAAGGGGAACTCAAACTTCTTTCAGAATTTGATTTTACACAGAATATACCAAGAGTTCAAGAAGCAGGTTATTTTATAAATGTAGGTAGTAAAGTTTCAGACTTTAATGGAATTGAT
- a CDS encoding sulfite exporter TauE/SafE family protein encodes MSNYIVVLVASILAGATNAIAGGGTLITFPALVWVGVNPLSANITNTVALWTGSVTGAWGFKERLYQTKELLRFLTLPSLLGGILGAYLLMITPYKVFNFVVPFLVLFATIILALNDRINKFNLKEGEDIKKKSLVFVFILQFLTSLYGGYFAAGIGILMLATLGIAGITDIHTANGIKNVLSLFINITSGLVLLFSGKVVWPFAIILMIGFALGGYLGAKVSQRFDNKKVKNFVVLWGIALAIAFWVRGV; translated from the coding sequence ATGAGTAATTACATAGTAGTTTTAGTGGCTTCTATTTTAGCAGGAGCCACTAATGCTATAGCAGGAGGGGGAACTTTAATAACCTTTCCTGCTCTTGTATGGGTTGGAGTAAATCCTCTATCTGCTAACATAACAAATACAGTTGCTCTGTGGACTGGTTCTGTCACAGGTGCATGGGGATTTAAAGAAAGACTGTATCAGACGAAAGAGCTTTTAAGGTTTTTAACATTGCCCTCTTTACTTGGAGGTATTTTAGGAGCATATCTTCTTATGATAACTCCTTACAAGGTTTTTAATTTTGTCGTACCTTTTTTGGTTTTATTTGCGACCATAATTTTAGCATTAAATGACAGAATAAATAAATTTAATCTAAAGGAAGGAGAAGATATAAAGAAAAAATCACTAGTATTTGTTTTTATACTTCAATTTCTTACTTCTCTTTATGGAGGATATTTTGCAGCAGGTATTGGCATTTTAATGCTGGCAACGTTGGGAATAGCAGGTATTACTGACATACACACAGCAAATGGTATAAAAAATGTTCTTTCACTTTTTATAAATATCACCTCCGGTTTAGTTTTACTTTTTAGTGGAAAAGTAGTATGGCCTTTTGCTATTATTCTCATGATAGGATTTGCTTTAGGAGGATATTTGGGAGCAAAAGTATCACAAAGGTTTGACAATAAGAAAGTAAAGAATTTTGTAGTTTTATGGGGAATTGCATTGGCAATAGCGTTTTGGGTTAGAGGAGTGTAG
- a CDS encoding serpin family protein — protein sequence MEILKLKKLFTAILSITIFIAMLMNITGCSFPTSKVQAANLMEGIKANPVSEKNIDEKFINNTADFSIEIFKKLIDHKKNSLISPLSVMLALAMTANGADKETLSQMEKTLGKDISIEDLNKYLYTYMKKLSNEEKSKLTIANSIWLKENDFMPFKDFLQIIADYYKADIFKAAFDSSTVSNINNWVKSKTNGMIDKILNKIDPEDVMYLINAVAFDAEWETVYEKHNIYKDIFTDINGNKQKAEFMRSEENFYIEDKNAIGFIKPYAKKHYSFAAIIPNENMTIGEYIKTLTGEKFINLIKNAKTTLVHASLPKFKYDYEINLNSTLESLGMKDAFSPEKANFTKLGTSYVGNIFISEVLHKTFISVDEKGTKAGAVTSVDMTSTGMPVNPKIVKLDRPFVYAIIDNKTNLPIFIGTVMSIKN from the coding sequence ATGGAAATTTTAAAACTTAAAAAACTTTTTACAGCAATACTCAGCATCACAATATTCATTGCAATGTTAATGAATATAACAGGATGTTCTTTTCCTACCTCAAAAGTTCAAGCTGCAAATTTGATGGAAGGAATAAAAGCAAATCCAGTAAGTGAAAAAAACATAGATGAAAAATTTATAAATAATACAGCTGATTTTTCAATTGAGATTTTTAAAAAATTGATTGATCATAAGAAAAATTCTTTAATTTCCCCACTTTCAGTAATGCTGGCATTAGCTATGACAGCAAACGGAGCAGATAAAGAAACTCTTTCACAAATGGAAAAAACACTGGGAAAAGACATTTCCATTGAAGATTTAAACAAATACCTGTACACGTATATGAAAAAACTTTCCAATGAAGAAAAATCAAAATTAACTATCGCCAATTCAATATGGCTCAAAGAAAATGATTTTATGCCCTTTAAAGATTTTCTTCAGATAATTGCAGATTACTATAAAGCCGATATTTTTAAAGCTGCTTTTGACAGCAGTACAGTAAGTAACATAAACAACTGGGTAAAATCGAAAACAAATGGAATGATTGACAAAATATTAAACAAAATTGATCCGGAAGACGTTATGTACCTGATAAATGCTGTAGCTTTTGATGCAGAATGGGAAACAGTATATGAAAAGCACAATATATATAAAGATATATTTACTGATATAAACGGAAATAAACAGAAAGCTGAATTCATGAGGTCAGAGGAAAATTTTTATATTGAAGATAAAAATGCAATTGGTTTTATCAAACCCTACGCAAAAAAACATTACAGTTTTGCGGCTATTATTCCCAACGAAAATATGACAATTGGTGAATATATTAAAACACTCACGGGAGAAAAGTTTATAAATTTAATCAAAAATGCGAAAACAACTTTGGTACATGCATCTCTTCCAAAATTTAAGTATGACTATGAAATCAACCTTAATAGTACCTTAGAATCCCTCGGAATGAAGGACGCTTTTTCACCAGAAAAGGCAAACTTTACTAAACTAGGAACTTCTTACGTCGGTAATATTTTTATATCAGAAGTCCTTCACAAAACCTTTATATCTGTTGATGAAAAAGGAACAAAGGCAGGAGCTGTAACATCAGTCGATATGACGTCCACAGGAATGCCAGTAAATCCTAAAATAGTAAAATTAGATAGACCTTTTGTATATGCAATTATTGACAATAAAACAAACTTACCTATTTTCATTGGCACAGTGATGAGTATAAAAAATTGA
- a CDS encoding CRISPR-associated protein Csx11 — translation MAGLNLENLEKYRDEILKAEIASLMSLWDKVNPNQQNKANINLNKKSLSDWENDIKDKKIKILEEEIDLWDNFLNNWRNKWRSQKNNKYLLQVLYGIGESLNSGIDKGSPKDDIKVEPQDSRWLSNPFGSFKNRIIYLSETEDSMNYKICDLKNSITDIIGSNNLDWEKFKSIREKFKNFFAGLLSDDRFPINDVSLWEQAYMATTMFKASLSEYILKNNNIQSLPKRMDVRWRILGIQYDKLRLAEKGYKPQQIQWYREVSNEIDDEIKKLLEYKYPIGNEVYRDETGVYFLVGEDLGEDLDESSLAELKDDLREIEDEIINIFKEKSFDEFYPAIFLTKASRGLMNLSYLLEKAKENFLKADWSKKEVSIDIEKSESEKAIGICQVCGQRLVFRSDRRDENKNICVIFVMKRKHKAGFMNGLKIRKKKQFGWMS, via the coding sequence ATGGCAGGATTAAATTTAGAAAATTTAGAGAAGTATAGGGATGAGATTTTAAAAGCTGAGATAGCTTCCTTGATGTCTTTATGGGATAAAGTAAATCCAAACCAACAAAATAAAGCAAATATTAATTTAAATAAAAAATCTTTATCTGATTGGGAAAATGATATTAAGGACAAAAAAATAAAAATTTTAGAAGAAGAAATAGATTTGTGGGATAATTTTTTAAATAATTGGCGTAACAAATGGAGAAGTCAAAAAAACAATAAATATTTATTGCAAGTGTTATATGGGATTGGAGAAAGCCTAAACTCTGGGATAGATAAGGGATCGCCAAAAGATGATATTAAGGTTGAACCTCAAGATAGTAGATGGTTATCAAATCCTTTTGGGAGTTTTAAAAATAGAATTATTTATTTATCAGAAACAGAAGATTCTATGAATTATAAGATTTGTGACTTAAAAAACTCTATAACCGATATCATTGGTTCTAATAACCTAGATTGGGAAAAATTTAAATCAATTAGAGAAAAATTTAAAAATTTTTTTGCTGGTTTATTGAGTGATGATAGATTTCCAATAAACGATGTATCATTGTGGGAACAAGCTTATATGGCAACCACAATGTTTAAAGCTTCTCTTTCTGAATATATTTTAAAAAATAATAATATTCAAAGTTTGCCTAAACGAATGGATGTCCGATGGCGTATTCTTGGTATACAATATGACAAACTTAGGCTTGCAGAAAAAGGTTATAAGCCTCAACAAATACAATGGTATAGAGAAGTATCGAATGAAATTGATGATGAAATTAAAAAACTTTTAGAATATAAATATCCTATAGGAAATGAAGTTTATCGCGATGAAACTGGAGTTTATTTTTTAGTTGGTGAAGATTTAGGAGAAGATTTAGATGAAAGTAGTTTAGCGGAACTAAAGGATGATTTAAGAGAAATAGAAGATGAAATTATAAATATTTTTAAAGAAAAATCTTTTGATGAATTTTATCCTGCTATTTTTCTTACTAAAGCGTCTCGTGGTTTAATGAACTTGTCTTATCTTCTTGAAAAGGCTAAAGAAAATTTCTTAAAAGCAGATTGGAGTAAAAAAGAAGTTAGCATAGATATTGAAAAATCAGAAAGTGAAAAAGCAATTGGTATATGTCAGGTTTGTGGACAAAGATTAGTGTTTAGATCAGACAGAAGGGATGAAAACAAAAATATTTGTGTGATATTTGTTATGAAAAGAAAACACAAGGCAGGATTTATGAATGGCTTAAAGATACGAAAAAAGAAACAATTTGGATGGATGAGTTAA
- a CDS encoding IS110 family RNA-guided transposase yields MDLVYSHVCGLDVHKKSVVACIITPEGKEIRTFSTMTDDLIGLKEFIKSKGCNVVAMESTGSYWKPIYNLLELENIKILLVNAKHIKNVPGRKTDVKDAEWIASLLQHGLLQGSFVPDREQRELRELVRYRKSLIEEKSRELNRIQKVLEGANIKLSSVVSDINGASSRSILEAIINGEENPETLAELSQGKLKNKMDELKRALKGLINHHQRMLLEIQLRHIDYLDEEIAKLDEEIKNRMLPFEKDLALLDTIPGVGRRTAEQIIAEIGTNMEQFPSAAHLCSWAGLCPGHNESAGKQKSARTRKGNQKLRSSLIEAARAASRAKGTYLSSQYHRIAARRGANRAAVAVAHSILIIVYHILKQKQPYIELGPTYYEEKKRNMIIRQSLKKLESLGLKVTVESAVS; encoded by the coding sequence ATGGATTTAGTTTATTCTCACGTTTGCGGATTAGATGTCCATAAAAAGAGCGTCGTAGCTTGTATAATAACACCGGAAGGTAAAGAAATCCGCACCTTTTCAACCATGACCGATGACCTTATTGGATTAAAAGAATTTATTAAAAGCAAAGGTTGTAATGTTGTTGCTATGGAAAGTACCGGTTCTTACTGGAAACCTATCTACAACCTCCTGGAGCTTGAGAATATTAAAATTCTACTCGTCAATGCTAAGCATATTAAAAATGTTCCCGGCAGAAAAACTGATGTAAAAGATGCTGAGTGGATAGCAAGTCTTTTGCAACATGGCCTTTTGCAAGGCAGCTTTGTCCCAGATCGTGAACAAAGAGAGCTTCGCGAACTTGTCCGCTATAGAAAAAGCCTCATTGAAGAAAAATCAAGAGAACTTAATCGCATACAAAAGGTTTTAGAAGGAGCTAATATCAAACTGTCTTCGGTAGTCTCTGATATCAACGGGGCATCCAGTCGTTCTATACTTGAGGCTATTATAAATGGTGAAGAAAATCCCGAAACCCTGGCTGAGCTTTCTCAAGGCAAGCTAAAAAATAAAATGGATGAACTAAAACGCGCTTTAAAAGGCTTGATCAATCATCACCAAAGGATGCTTCTGGAAATACAGCTTAGACATATTGATTACCTTGATGAAGAAATAGCAAAATTAGACGAAGAAATTAAAAATCGAATGCTCCCTTTTGAAAAAGACCTGGCACTGCTGGATACAATCCCTGGAGTCGGAAGAAGAACTGCAGAACAAATAATAGCCGAAATCGGCACGAATATGGAACAGTTCCCCTCTGCTGCCCATTTGTGTTCTTGGGCAGGGTTGTGTCCAGGTCATAATGAAAGTGCTGGTAAACAAAAGTCTGCAAGAACTCGAAAAGGTAACCAAAAATTGCGAAGCTCTCTTATTGAAGCTGCCAGAGCTGCCTCAAGGGCAAAAGGTACTTATCTTTCAAGTCAGTACCACCGCATCGCTGCTCGAAGAGGAGCAAACCGTGCAGCAGTTGCAGTGGCACATAGCATTTTAATTATAGTTTATCATATTCTCAAGCAAAAGCAACCATATATTGAATTAGGTCCTACTTATTATGAAGAGAAAAAGCGTAATATGATTATTCGTCAATCTTTAAAAAAGCTAGAGTCTTTAGGCCTTAAGGTCACGGTCGAATCTGCAGTGTCTTAA
- a CDS encoding nitroreductase family protein — protein MKECKKLITERRAITFFDSAKEISDDLIKEILETASLAPSAYNLQPWKVIVVKSKEKKKILKEIAFNQQKVEDASAVIVIIANPKAALENIDKVLDSSIELGYMKKERKEAAKERILSVWQDEEQAKRKAIRDSALFAMNVMIAARVYGLETHPMDGFDEDRLKEFLNIDKYMYVPMIIAIGYKDPEKDLLPRAYRFKFDEFGEII, from the coding sequence ATGAAAGAATGTAAAAAACTTATAACAGAGAGAAGAGCCATTACCTTTTTTGATTCAGCAAAAGAAATATCAGATGACCTTATAAAAGAGATTCTTGAAACTGCATCTTTAGCTCCTTCAGCTTATAACCTTCAACCGTGGAAAGTGATTGTGGTAAAAAGCAAAGAGAAGAAAAAGATTCTCAAAGAAATAGCTTTTAATCAGCAAAAAGTAGAAGATGCTTCTGCTGTAATTGTAATAATAGCAAATCCTAAAGCGGCATTAGAAAATATAGATAAAGTTTTAGACAGCTCTATTGAGCTTGGGTATATGAAAAAAGAGAGAAAAGAGGCGGCAAAAGAAAGAATTTTGTCAGTTTGGCAGGATGAAGAACAGGCTAAAAGAAAAGCCATAAGAGACTCAGCTCTGTTTGCGATGAACGTAATGATTGCTGCAAGAGTGTATGGCCTTGAAACTCATCCTATGGACGGCTTTGATGAGGATAGGCTAAAAGAATTTTTAAATATTGATAAGTATATGTATGTACCGATGATAATAGCAATTGGATATAAGGATCCTGAAAAAGATTTACTGCCAAGAGCCTATAGATTTAAATTTGACGAATTTGGAGAGATAATCTGA
- the mscL gene encoding large conductance mechanosensitive channel protein MscL, which yields MLKGFKEFIMRGNVLDLAVAVIIGAAFNKVVNSLVVDVLTPLIGAIFGAPDFSALKLGPIAIGNFLNAVVNFIIVSAAIYFFIVAPMNAIRQRKAKEKEQTPPEPSEEVKLLREILEVLKEK from the coding sequence ATGTTAAAAGGGTTTAAAGAATTCATTATGCGTGGAAATGTTTTGGATTTAGCAGTAGCTGTAATAATAGGTGCAGCTTTTAACAAAGTAGTAAATTCATTAGTTGTGGATGTTTTAACTCCACTGATTGGAGCAATATTTGGAGCTCCTGATTTTTCTGCCCTTAAATTAGGACCAATAGCCATAGGTAATTTCCTTAATGCTGTTGTTAACTTTATTATCGTATCTGCAGCCATATATTTTTTCATAGTAGCTCCTATGAATGCTATTAGACAGCGAAAAGCAAAAGAAAAAGAACAAACACCACCTGAACCATCAGAGGAAGTAAAACTTTTAAGAGAAATATTAGAGGTATTAAAGGAAAAGTAA
- the cmr1 gene encoding type III-B CRISPR module RAMP protein Cmr1: protein MNKKEVTVHLETITPLWTGDAWQENSKVRPSSLMGSLRFWFSVYWKAVKNGNNEKLNNNNVVADNLGELENPKEERTLKQIFLKRLLREGDNKSFDNILDESLEDLGLSVPSRLFGCTGWKSRVDIEISSFIKQELNFKEIDFNFPFKENGINTEHWIKSVLFQRKDSKIVLHKDVKLLLKTTEYWWDNYLSGFFNFYKDKIIFVGGKLSFGFGLVNIRVEGEQNDKEANIKGIKYNDIMRIHKIEKIKYDNRKKVLGYNFKYFLRREEEMRYRKRNFGEQGAASSIYVSNLIENDDYHVYLINFNNPFDNKKVPDKIFNKYQKLLFNHLKSRGDRNG from the coding sequence ATGAATAAGAAGGAAGTTACTGTTCATTTAGAAACAATAACTCCATTATGGACAGGAGATGCTTGGCAGGAAAATAGTAAGGTTAGACCTTCTTCTTTAATGGGAAGTTTAAGGTTTTGGTTTTCAGTATATTGGAAAGCTGTTAAAAATGGAAATAATGAGAAATTAAATAACAATAATGTAGTTGCAGATAATTTAGGAGAACTTGAAAATCCTAAAGAAGAACGTACATTGAAGCAAATTTTCTTAAAACGTTTGTTGAGAGAAGGAGATAATAAAAGTTTTGATAATATATTAGATGAATCACTTGAAGATTTAGGGTTATCTGTACCCTCTCGTCTATTTGGATGTACAGGATGGAAAAGCAGGGTAGATATAGAAATAAGCTCTTTTATAAAACAAGAATTAAATTTTAAAGAAATAGATTTTAATTTTCCCTTTAAAGAGAATGGCATTAACACCGAACATTGGATTAAAAGTGTACTTTTTCAAAGAAAAGATTCCAAAATTGTTTTACATAAAGATGTAAAATTATTGCTTAAGACAACAGAATATTGGTGGGATAATTATTTATCAGGTTTTTTTAATTTTTATAAAGATAAAATAATTTTTGTTGGTGGGAAACTTTCTTTTGGATTTGGATTGGTAAATATTAGAGTTGAAGGAGAACAAAACGATAAAGAAGCTAATATAAAGGGCATTAAATACAATGATATAATGCGAATACATAAAATTGAAAAAATCAAATATGACAATCGGAAAAAAGTGTTAGGATATAATTTTAAATATTTTTTGAGAAGAGAAGAAGAAATGCGTTACAGAAAAAGAAACTTTGGGGAGCAAGGCGCTGCTTCAAGTATTTATGTTTCAAATTTGATAGAGAATGATGATTATCATGTATATTTAATAAATTTCAATAATCCATTTGATAACAAAAAAGTACCGGATAAAATATTCAACAAGTATCAAAAATTATTATTTAATCATCTAAAAAGTAGAGGTGATAGGAATGGCTAA